The genomic segment TTTACGATTGTTCAACGAGCGCTTCCCAACTGCCCCACGACCGTTAGACTTGGCAAAGGAATACCCCGATGCTAACAACTAACAACTAATAACTTATATCTTATAAATTGAAAATGGGAGGAGGTAACTAAATGGGAAACGTAGGAATGGTAAGCATTGACTTTAGTCAAATAGCAGCAAATATCTTCAACTTCTTACTGTTGTTTTTCATTGTAAAACATTTTTTCTACGATAAAATCAAAGCCTTCATGGATGGCAGGACTAATGAAATCAGCTCAGTCATAGACGAAGCCGACAAGCTTAAAGTAGAAGGCGAGAGCTATAGATCTGAATATATGGATAAGCTTAAGAATGTAGACGATGAAGCCCGGGAAATATTAAGGGATACAACTACAAAAGCCAACGAAAAAAGAAATGAGATAGTAAAACATGCAGAAGTAGAAGCAGATAGGATTTTCAAAAGAAATCAAACTGAGATTCACAGGGAGAAGGAAAAAGCCCTTGAAGAGCTTAAAAACGAGATTGTCGAACTGTCTGTTCTTGCAGCTGGAAGAGTTATCGAACAAGAGCTGGACAAAGAAAAGCATCAAAAGCTGATTGCAAATTTTATTGAAGAGGCGGGAGAAGCGAAATGAGTCTGGTAGGAAGAAAATATTCCCAGGCTTTGCTGGAGGTCGCAAAAGAAAAAGGCAAGACCGATGAAATCTACAATCAGTTCAAGTCTATAATTGAAGCCCTGGACAGCAACGAAAAAATGTGGGAAATCTTGATGCTTCCCAGCATAGAGGCAGACGAGAAAAAAACCATTTTTGAAAATCTGTTCAAAGGCAAAATAGATGGTTACTTATACAGCTTTCTGATGATTTCAGTGGATAAGAACAGGGTCGCAGATTTGAAGAATATTTTCGAATCTTTCAAAGACCTTTACTTTGTAGAGAACAACATGGTGGAAGCCACCGTGGTATCGGCAGTAGCCTTAGAAGAAAAAGACATAAAGAGACTAAAAGAAAAGCTTGAGAAAAAATACAAAAAAACGGTAATAATACAATCAAGGATAGACCAGGATATAATCGGAGGCTTGATCGTCTACGTGGGAGACCAGATAATAGACGGAAGCATCAGGCGAAAAATCGCCATGATTAAGAATGATTTGAAAGAAATAAGACTACAAGAGTTAGGGGTGAATTAATTGAATCTCAGACCTGAAGAAATTAGCAAGGTTATTAAAGAGCAAATCTTACAATATGAGCATAAACTTGAGACTGCAGATGTAGGTACAGTGATTCAAGTAGGAGACGGTATCGCCAGGATACACGGTTTGGAAAATGCAATGGCTGGAGAGCTTTTGGAGTTTCCTCAAGAAGTATTCGGGATGGTACTTAACCTGGAAGAAGACAACGTAGGTTGCGTACTTTTGGGTGACGATACAAAGATCGTCGAAGGAGACAAGGTTAAATGTACGGGAAAAATCGTTGAGGTTCCTGTAGGAGATGCAATGGTAGGCAGAGTAGTTAACTCCTTGGGACATCCGATTGACGGAAAAGGACCAATATCAACCAACAAGACTAGACCGGCGGAGGTAAAAGCCCCGGGAGTAATAGAGAGAAAGTCTGTTGATACACCTCTTCAAACGGGATATAAAGCGATAGATTCGATGATTCCCATTGGTAGAGGCCAAAGAGAACTTATAATCGGTGACAGACAGACAGGAAAGACCGCGCTGGCTGTAGATACAATGATCAATCAAAAAGGCGAAGATGTTATATGCATCTACGTAGCAATAGGTCAAAAAGCATCAACCGTAGCACAGATAGTAAGCAAGCTGCAGGAAACAGGCGCTATGGATTATTCAATCGTAGTTGCCGCAACGGCAAGCGAGCTGGCACCCCTTCAATACTTGGCGCCTTATACAGGCGTTACAATCGGAGAGGAATTCATGCTTCAGGGAAAAGACGTTCTTATAATCTACGATGATCTTTCCAAGCACGCAGTGGCATATAGAGCGATGTCTCTGCTTCTTAAAAGGCCACCGGGCAGAGAAGCATATCCGGGAGATGTATTCTACCTTCACTCCAGACTGCTTGAAAGAGCGGCAAAAATGAAGGACGGAGGATCTCTGACTGCACTTCCTATAATCGAAACCCAGGCGGGAGACGTATCTGCGTATATCCCGACAAACGTTATTTCAATAACCGACGGGCAGATATTCCTTGAAGGAGAGCTTTTCTACTCAGGAATAAGACCTGCGGTTAACCCGGGGATATCGGTATCCAGGGTAGGTGGAGCGGCACAAATCAAGTCCATGAAAAAAGTAGCAGGACCTTTAAGAATCGAGTACGCCCAATACAGGGAGCTGGCATCATTTGCCCAGTTCGGTTCAGACCTTGACGATGCGACAAAGGCTCAGCTTGCAAAAGGAGAGAGAGTAGTTGAACTTCTTAAGCAAGATCAGTATGCGCCTATGAGGGTGGAGCATCAGGTTCTCGCGATTTATGCCATCACAAATGACTACGCTGCAAAGGTACCCGTTAACATGATAAAGGATTACGAAAAGAGCCTTATCGAATTTGCCGATGTAAATCACAAGGATACACTTGAAGAAATTAAAGGCAAAGGCGGCTTATCGGAGGAAGTAGTAGAAAAAATGAGGGAGCTCATCGAGAAGTTTACAGGCAAATACCTCGATGAACTTAAAAATGCCTAAAAACGGAGGTGAAACCCCATGGCGGAAAATATTCGCGATATCAAACGAAGAATAAAAAGCGTCAACAGTACCAAGCAGATTACCCATGCCATGGAACTGGTAGCTTCGTCAAAACTCCGTAAGGCAAGAATGAAAGCCGAGGCAAGGAAGGCTTATTTCGACACTATGTTAAGCAGCATGCGGGAGATGGCGGCGCAAGCCGGCAAGGTAAAAAGCGTTTATCTTCAAGAACGGGAAGTGAAAAAAACGCTTTATGTGGTGATAACCGCCGACAGAGGTTTGGCTGGCGGTTACAATGCAAATGTAATCAAATCGGTAACAAATGCGATAACGGACAAGGAAAAGGCCTGTCTTGTAACCCTTGGAACCAAGGGTAGGGACTACTTCAGAAAAAGAGGCTATGAAGTGATAAAGGATTTTACCGGAATGAGCGAGCAGCCTACCTATGCGAATGCATCAGAGGTTGGAAAGCAAATCATGGAAATGTATGTCAGTGGCGAGGTGGACGAGGTCGTGCTTGCATATACCGAGTTCGTATCGACCATAACTCAAAAGGCAAACAACATAAAGCTCTTGCCCATCAGTCCTCATGAATTCGACGAGGAGAAAAAAACTGAAGAGGGCTTCATCCCTCTTATCATGACATACGAGCCCTCTCCGGAGGCATTGTTGGATTACCTTATACCCAAGTATATATGGAACACGGTCTACGGAGCCATGATTGAAGGAAGCGCCAGCGAACAAGGTGCTCGAAGAATGGCGATGGAAACCGCAACAGAAAACGCGAACGAGATGATAGACGTGTTGACCCTTCATTACAACAGGGCGCGACAGGCTCAGATAACACAGGAGCTTACGGAAATCATCGGCGGTGCGGAAGCCCTTAAATAATCACGCAACAAACAAAGATTGGAGGCAAGAAAATGTCACAGAACACAGGACAGATTGTGCAGATTATAGGTCCGGTCATAGACGTTAAGTTTAAAAGAGAAAATCTGCCGAGACTATACAATGCAATCACCATAAAACACCTTGACGGCACGTTGGTCGTCGAGGTTGCCCAGCACCTTGGGGACGACATAGTAAGATGCATAGCAATGGATTCCACCGACGGGCTAAGAAGAGGCATGGAAGCTGTAGATTCAGGGAAACCTATCCAGGTACCGGTAGGCAAAGATACCTTGGGGAGAATGTACAACGTGCTGGGAGAGCCCATAGACGGAAAGCCGGTTCAGGAAAATATCGAAAGACACCCCATACACAGGAACGCTCCTTCATTTGAAGAGCAGCAGACACAACCTGAGATGTTCGAAACTGGAATCAAGGTAGTTGACCTTATAGCCCCCTACACAAAGGGTGGAAAAATCGGTTTGTTCGGCGGTGCGGGCGTAGGCAAGACCGTGCTTATCCAGGAGCTTATTAACAATATAGCTACGGAGCACGGCGGCTTATCTGTTTTTGCCGGCGTAGGAGAGAGAACCAGAGAAGGAAACGACCTTTACTACGAGATGATGGAATCCGGAGTAATCAACAAAACTGCTCTTTGCTTCGGACAGATGAACGAGCCGCCTGGAGCGAGGATGCGTATAGCTTTGACAGGCCTTACCATGGCAGAATACTTCAGAGATCAGGAAGGCCAGGACGTGCTTTTGTTCATCGACAATATATTTAGATTTACTCAGGCGGGTTCAGAGGTTTCAGCCCTTCTTGGAAGGATGCCAAGTGCGGTAGGATACCAGCCTACGCTGGCTACCGAGATGGGAGCCCTACAGGAGAGGATTACGTCTACCAGCAAGGGATCTATCACATCAGTACAGGCAGTTTATGTACCTGCAGATGACCTTACAGACCCGGCTCCTGCTACCACCTTTGCCCATCTTGATGCGACGACTGTACTTAACAGAGCGATTTCCGAAAAGGGAATCTATCCTGCGGTAGATCCTCTTGACTCTTCTTCAAGGATTTTGGATC from the Alkalibacter saccharofermentans DSM 14828 genome contains:
- a CDS encoding F0F1 ATP synthase subunit B produces the protein MGNVGMVSIDFSQIAANIFNFLLLFFIVKHFFYDKIKAFMDGRTNEISSVIDEADKLKVEGESYRSEYMDKLKNVDDEAREILRDTTTKANEKRNEIVKHAEVEADRIFKRNQTEIHREKEKALEELKNEIVELSVLAAGRVIEQELDKEKHQKLIANFIEEAGEAK
- a CDS encoding F0F1 ATP synthase subunit delta, producing the protein MSLVGRKYSQALLEVAKEKGKTDEIYNQFKSIIEALDSNEKMWEILMLPSIEADEKKTIFENLFKGKIDGYLYSFLMISVDKNRVADLKNIFESFKDLYFVENNMVEATVVSAVALEEKDIKRLKEKLEKKYKKTVIIQSRIDQDIIGGLIVYVGDQIIDGSIRRKIAMIKNDLKEIRLQELGVN
- the atpA gene encoding F0F1 ATP synthase subunit alpha; the encoded protein is MNLRPEEISKVIKEQILQYEHKLETADVGTVIQVGDGIARIHGLENAMAGELLEFPQEVFGMVLNLEEDNVGCVLLGDDTKIVEGDKVKCTGKIVEVPVGDAMVGRVVNSLGHPIDGKGPISTNKTRPAEVKAPGVIERKSVDTPLQTGYKAIDSMIPIGRGQRELIIGDRQTGKTALAVDTMINQKGEDVICIYVAIGQKASTVAQIVSKLQETGAMDYSIVVAATASELAPLQYLAPYTGVTIGEEFMLQGKDVLIIYDDLSKHAVAYRAMSLLLKRPPGREAYPGDVFYLHSRLLERAAKMKDGGSLTALPIIETQAGDVSAYIPTNVISITDGQIFLEGELFYSGIRPAVNPGISVSRVGGAAQIKSMKKVAGPLRIEYAQYRELASFAQFGSDLDDATKAQLAKGERVVELLKQDQYAPMRVEHQVLAIYAITNDYAAKVPVNMIKDYEKSLIEFADVNHKDTLEEIKGKGGLSEEVVEKMRELIEKFTGKYLDELKNA
- the atpG gene encoding ATP synthase F1 subunit gamma — encoded protein: MAENIRDIKRRIKSVNSTKQITHAMELVASSKLRKARMKAEARKAYFDTMLSSMREMAAQAGKVKSVYLQEREVKKTLYVVITADRGLAGGYNANVIKSVTNAITDKEKACLVTLGTKGRDYFRKRGYEVIKDFTGMSEQPTYANASEVGKQIMEMYVSGEVDEVVLAYTEFVSTITQKANNIKLLPISPHEFDEEKKTEEGFIPLIMTYEPSPEALLDYLIPKYIWNTVYGAMIEGSASEQGARRMAMETATENANEMIDVLTLHYNRARQAQITQELTEIIGGAEALK
- the atpD gene encoding F0F1 ATP synthase subunit beta, yielding MSQNTGQIVQIIGPVIDVKFKRENLPRLYNAITIKHLDGTLVVEVAQHLGDDIVRCIAMDSTDGLRRGMEAVDSGKPIQVPVGKDTLGRMYNVLGEPIDGKPVQENIERHPIHRNAPSFEEQQTQPEMFETGIKVVDLIAPYTKGGKIGLFGGAGVGKTVLIQELINNIATEHGGLSVFAGVGERTREGNDLYYEMMESGVINKTALCFGQMNEPPGARMRIALTGLTMAEYFRDQEGQDVLLFIDNIFRFTQAGSEVSALLGRMPSAVGYQPTLATEMGALQERITSTSKGSITSVQAVYVPADDLTDPAPATTFAHLDATTVLNRAISEKGIYPAVDPLDSSSRILDPKIVGDEHYGVARRVQEILQRYKELQDIIAILGIDELSDEDKIIVSRARKVERFLSQPFNVAEQFTGLEGKYVSINETIRGFKEILEGKHDELPEGAFLLVGTIDDAIEKAERMKAKK